One genomic segment of Microbacterium sp. ProA8 includes these proteins:
- the rpsM gene encoding 30S ribosomal protein S13, translated as MARLAGVDIPRDKRVVIALTYIYGVGRTRSNEILAATEIDENIRVKDLSDDQLIALRDHIEGNYKVEGDLRREVAADIRRKVEIGSYEGIRHRRGLPVRGQRTKTNARTRKGPKRTVAGKKKAR; from the coding sequence ATGGCACGTCTTGCCGGCGTTGACATCCCGCGCGACAAGCGCGTGGTGATCGCCCTCACGTACATCTACGGCGTGGGCCGTACCCGCTCGAACGAGATCCTCGCAGCAACGGAGATCGACGAGAACATCCGCGTCAAGGACCTCAGCGACGACCAGCTCATCGCACTCCGCGACCACATCGAAGGCAACTACAAGGTCGAGGGCGATCTTCGCCGCGAGGTCGCCGCCGACATCCGCCGCAAGGTCGAGATCGGTTCCTACGAGGGTATCCGCCACCGTCGCGGCCTCCCGGTGCGCGGTCAGCGCACGAAGACGAACGCCCGTACCCGCAAGGGCCCGAAGCGCACCGTCGCCGGCAAGAAGAAGGCGCGCTAA
- the rplQ gene encoding 50S ribosomal protein L17, with product MPKPTKGPRLGGGPAHERLLLANLAAALFTHKSIKTTETKAKRLRPLAERLITFAKRGDLHARRRVLSVIGDKSVVHELFTEIAPLVADREGGYTRITKVGNRKGDNAPMAVIELVLEPVTKKPSAKKAAAAKAAPAAEAPADETPAAEEAPAADEAAEAGAESPEEGAAAEAAAEDAVEAPAEEKSA from the coding sequence ATGCCCAAGCCCACCAAGGGTCCCCGCCTCGGAGGCGGCCCCGCCCACGAGCGTCTGCTGCTTGCGAACCTGGCCGCTGCGCTGTTCACCCACAAGTCGATCAAGACGACCGAGACCAAGGCCAAGCGCCTGCGTCCGCTCGCCGAGCGCCTCATCACGTTCGCGAAGCGCGGCGACCTGCACGCGCGTCGTCGCGTGCTGTCGGTCATCGGCGACAAGTCGGTCGTCCACGAGCTCTTCACCGAGATCGCCCCTCTGGTGGCGGACCGTGAGGGCGGCTACACCCGCATCACGAAGGTCGGCAACCGCAAGGGCGACAACGCCCCCATGGCCGTCATCGAGCTCGTTCTCGAGCCCGTGACGAAGAAGCCGTCGGCGAAGAAGGCCGCTGCCGCCAAGGCTGCTCCGGCCGCCGAGGCTCCCGCCGACGAGACGCCCGCTGCTGAGGAGGCTCCCGCCGCCGACGAGGCCGCCGAGGCCGGCGCCGAGTCGCCGGAGGAGGGCGCCGCCGCCGAGGCTGCTGCCGAGGACGCCGTGGAGGCTCCCGCCGAGGAGAAGTCCGCGTAG
- a CDS encoding adenylate kinase, protein MTRLLIVGPQGSGKGTQGVRIAETFGVPAVSTGDVFRGAVAAGTDLGRQVKAIIEAGDLVPDELTSAVVRDRLSQQDAAEGFLLDGYPRNVAQVMHLDEFLEGRDEQLDAVIELVVPRDESIARISLRAAEQGRSDDTEEVIANRLAIYERETAPILEVYRTRGIVDRIDGVGSLDEITARIIAALEARGLNRAAAA, encoded by the coding sequence ATGACTCGTCTTCTCATCGTCGGACCGCAGGGCTCGGGCAAGGGCACGCAGGGCGTCCGCATCGCGGAGACGTTCGGTGTTCCCGCCGTCTCGACCGGCGATGTCTTCCGCGGCGCCGTCGCGGCGGGCACCGACCTCGGCCGGCAGGTGAAGGCCATCATCGAGGCCGGCGATCTGGTGCCCGACGAGCTCACGAGCGCGGTCGTGCGCGATCGCCTGTCGCAGCAGGATGCCGCAGAGGGCTTCCTCCTCGACGGCTACCCGCGCAACGTCGCCCAAGTCATGCACCTCGACGAGTTCCTCGAGGGACGCGACGAGCAGCTGGACGCGGTCATCGAGCTCGTGGTGCCGCGTGACGAGAGCATCGCCCGCATCTCGCTGCGGGCCGCGGAGCAGGGTCGCAGCGACGACACCGAAGAGGTCATCGCCAACCGTCTCGCGATCTACGAGCGCGAGACGGCGCCGATCCTCGAGGTGTACCGCACGCGCGGGATCGTCGACCGCATCGACGGCGTGGGCTCGCTCGACGAGATCACCGCCCGCATCATCGCGGCGCTCGAGGCGCGCGGTCTCAACCGCGCCGCCGCCGCCTGA
- a CDS encoding endonuclease/exonuclease/phosphatase family protein: MKVISYNLRKHRAAGELAHLVERHGADALCLQEADTSDIPDEISGLRLAKSTQRNRLGLAVYYRENTYRAVDVRAIALKKSLHDRVLKPAEERMLGVRLHDIDENIDIIVASFHAAPLTALNSLRRHQIRTALGELQQLGEGLPALMVGDYNYPVFKERLGQHVREQGYELNLSDSRTYTRYRFFRGHYDFATSVGFEIDRVRTLPQGLSDHLPILVTAHPAAGVRRVVEVVEETGVA; the protein is encoded by the coding sequence ATGAAGGTCATCTCTTACAACCTGCGCAAGCACCGGGCGGCCGGCGAACTAGCCCACCTGGTAGAGCGCCACGGTGCAGATGCGCTGTGTCTGCAGGAGGCCGACACCAGCGACATCCCGGACGAGATCTCGGGACTGCGGCTGGCCAAGTCCACGCAGCGCAACCGGCTGGGCCTCGCCGTCTACTACCGCGAGAACACCTACCGCGCGGTCGACGTGCGGGCCATCGCCCTCAAGAAGTCGCTCCACGACCGGGTGCTCAAGCCCGCGGAGGAGCGGATGCTGGGGGTCCGGCTCCACGACATCGACGAGAACATCGACATCATCGTGGCGTCGTTCCATGCCGCTCCACTCACTGCGCTCAACTCACTGCGGCGCCACCAGATCCGGACGGCGCTGGGCGAGCTGCAGCAGCTCGGCGAAGGGCTGCCGGCGCTCATGGTCGGCGACTACAACTACCCCGTGTTCAAGGAGCGGCTCGGCCAGCACGTACGCGAGCAGGGGTACGAGCTCAATCTCAGCGATTCCCGCACCTACACCCGCTACCGCTTCTTCCGCGGCCACTACGACTTCGCGACGTCCGTCGGCTTCGAGATCGACCGGGTGCGCACATTGCCGCAGGGGCTCAGCGACCACTTGCCTATCCTCGTGACCGCCCACCCCGCCGCGGGCGTACGACGCGTCGTCGAGGTCGTGGAGGAGACGGGCGTCGCCTGA
- a CDS encoding DNA-directed RNA polymerase subunit alpha → MLIAQRPTLTEEKIGEFRSRFVIEPLEPGFGYTIGNALRRSLLSSIPGAAVTSIRIDGVLHEFSTIPGVKEDVTEIILNIKQLVVSSERDEPITAYLRKTGAGEVTAADISAPAGVEVHNPELVIATLNDTAKFELELTIERGRGYVSATQNRNEYAEAGQIPIDSIYSPVLKVSYRVDATRAGERTDFDKLVLDVESKSSIAPRDAVASAGRTLTELFGLARELNVEAEGIEIGPAPVETVLSNELSMPIEDLDLSVRSYNCLKREGINTVSELVALSETQLMNIRNFGQKSVDEVRDKLVSLGLSLKDSVPGFDGAHFYGGYDDETV, encoded by the coding sequence GTGCTCATCGCACAGCGTCCCACTCTGACCGAGGAGAAGATCGGGGAGTTCCGCAGCCGTTTCGTCATCGAGCCGCTGGAGCCCGGCTTCGGTTACACGATCGGCAACGCGCTGCGTCGCAGCCTCCTGTCGTCCATCCCCGGTGCCGCAGTGACGTCGATCCGCATCGACGGCGTCCTCCACGAGTTCAGCACCATCCCGGGTGTGAAGGAGGATGTCACCGAGATCATCCTCAACATCAAGCAGCTGGTCGTCTCCAGCGAGCGCGACGAGCCCATCACCGCGTACCTGCGCAAGACCGGCGCCGGTGAGGTCACCGCCGCCGACATCTCCGCGCCGGCCGGTGTCGAGGTGCACAACCCCGAGCTCGTCATCGCGACGCTGAACGACACCGCCAAGTTCGAGCTCGAGCTCACGATCGAGCGTGGCCGCGGCTACGTCTCGGCGACGCAGAACCGCAACGAGTACGCCGAGGCCGGTCAGATCCCGATCGACTCGATCTACTCGCCGGTGCTCAAGGTCTCGTACCGCGTCGACGCGACGCGTGCCGGTGAGCGCACCGACTTCGACAAGCTCGTCCTGGACGTCGAGTCGAAGTCGTCGATCGCCCCGCGCGACGCCGTCGCTTCGGCCGGCCGCACCCTGACGGAGCTCTTCGGCCTGGCCCGCGAGCTCAACGTCGAGGCCGAGGGCATCGAGATCGGCCCGGCGCCGGTCGAGACCGTCCTGTCGAACGAGCTGTCGATGCCGATCGAGGACCTCGACCTGTCGGTGCGTTCGTACAACTGCCTCAAGCGCGAGGGCATCAACACCGTGTCGGAGCTCGTCGCCCTCTCGGAGACGCAGCTCATGAACATCCGCAACTTCGGACAGAAGTCGGTCGACGAGGTGCGCGACAAGCTCGTCTCGCTCGGCCTGTCGCTGAAGGACTCGGTCCCCGGGTTCGACGGCGCGCACTTCTACGGCGGCTACGACGACGAGACCGTCTGA
- the rpsK gene encoding 30S ribosomal protein S11 codes for MAQAKSAARKPRRKEKKNIALGQAHIKSTFNNTIVSITDPSGAVISWASSGGVGFKGSRKSTPYAAGMAAESAARQAQEHGVKKVDVFVKGPGSGRETAIRSLTAAGLEVGSIQDVTPQAHNGCRPPKRRRV; via the coding sequence ATGGCACAGGCCAAGTCCGCCGCGCGCAAGCCGCGCCGCAAGGAGAAGAAGAACATCGCGTTGGGCCAGGCCCACATCAAGTCGACGTTCAACAACACGATCGTCTCGATCACCGACCCGTCGGGCGCTGTCATCAGCTGGGCGTCGTCGGGTGGCGTGGGCTTCAAGGGCTCGCGCAAGTCGACGCCGTACGCCGCCGGCATGGCCGCGGAGTCCGCTGCCCGCCAGGCGCAGGAGCACGGCGTCAAGAAGGTCGACGTCTTCGTCAAGGGCCCGGGTTCGGGCCGCGAGACCGCGATCCGCTCGCTGACGGCCGCCGGCCTCGAGGTCGGCTCGATCCAGGACGTGACGCCGCAGGCGCACAACGGCTGCCGCCCGCCGAAGCGCCGCCGCGTCTGA
- the infA gene encoding translation initiation factor IF-1, whose product MAKKDGVIEIEGVISEALPNAMFRVELSNGHKVLATISGKMRQNYIRIIPEDRVVVELSPYDLTRGRIVYRYR is encoded by the coding sequence ATGGCGAAGAAAGACGGTGTCATCGAAATCGAGGGCGTGATCTCCGAGGCGCTGCCCAACGCGATGTTCCGCGTTGAGCTGAGCAACGGACACAAGGTCCTCGCGACGATCTCCGGCAAGATGCGGCAGAACTACATCCGCATCATCCCCGAGGACCGTGTCGTCGTGGAGCTCTCGCCCTACGACCTCACCCGCGGGCGCATCGTCTACCGCTACCGCTAG
- the rpmJ gene encoding 50S ribosomal protein L36, producing MKVNPSVKPICDHCKVIRRHGRVMVICKSNPRHKQRQG from the coding sequence ATGAAGGTCAACCCCTCCGTCAAGCCCATCTGCGACCACTGCAAGGTCATCCGTCGCCACGGTCGCGTCATGGTCATCTGCAAGTCGAACCCGCGTCACAAGCAGCGCCAGGGTTGA
- the map gene encoding type I methionyl aminopeptidase, whose amino-acid sequence MSLRRSIYKSPAQLRAMVEPGLITAAALDAARRLIAPGVTTAELDAAASALITARGAKSNFQMVRGYRHTICASVNEEVVHGIPGERVLEAGDILSIDAGAEFKGWNGDSAFTFVLPDESRPEIVAERQRLSDVTEGSLWAGIAAMASAKHIGEIGTAVQEYIEAHSPESGTYGILREYVGHGIGRKMHESPSVFNYRVPDPGPEVRPGLVLAIEPMVVIGDHATFIEDDGWTVSTLDGTAGSHWEHSVAVHEDGIWVLTAPDGGAAGLAPFGVTPREIA is encoded by the coding sequence GTGTCGTTGCGCCGTTCGATCTACAAGTCGCCCGCCCAGCTACGGGCGATGGTCGAGCCCGGGCTCATCACGGCCGCGGCGCTCGACGCCGCACGCCGCCTGATCGCTCCGGGCGTGACGACGGCGGAGCTGGATGCCGCGGCATCCGCTCTCATCACCGCTCGAGGTGCGAAGTCCAACTTCCAGATGGTGCGCGGGTACCGCCACACCATCTGCGCCTCGGTCAACGAAGAGGTCGTGCACGGCATCCCCGGCGAGCGCGTGCTCGAGGCCGGTGACATCCTGTCGATCGATGCGGGCGCCGAGTTCAAGGGGTGGAACGGCGACTCGGCGTTCACCTTCGTGCTGCCCGACGAGTCCCGGCCCGAGATCGTGGCGGAGCGTCAGCGGCTGTCGGATGTGACCGAGGGCTCGCTCTGGGCCGGCATCGCCGCGATGGCGTCGGCCAAGCACATCGGCGAGATCGGCACGGCGGTTCAGGAGTACATCGAGGCCCACTCTCCGGAGTCCGGGACGTACGGCATCCTGCGTGAGTACGTCGGGCACGGCATCGGCCGCAAGATGCACGAGTCGCCCTCGGTCTTCAACTACCGCGTCCCGGATCCGGGACCGGAGGTGCGCCCGGGTCTCGTGCTCGCGATCGAGCCGATGGTCGTCATCGGCGACCACGCCACGTTCATCGAGGACGACGGCTGGACGGTCTCGACGCTCGACGGCACCGCCGGCTCCCACTGGGAGCACAGCGTGGCCGTGCACGAAGACGGAATCTGGGTGCTCACGGCACCCGACGGCGGTGCCGCGGGCCTGGCTCCCTTCGGTGTGACCCCGCGCGAGATCGCCTAG
- a CDS encoding thioredoxin domain-containing protein codes for MAQTARKTNWFAIWVTAGVVVALVLVVVLVVTLNNAATPKPLPTEVNTPSASNIDGETGAILVGDGEDRLDTYIDFMCPVCNQFEQVYGAEIESMVDAGDITLGIHPISILDDQSDGTQFSTRAANAAYCVAVEDADASLPFLQAMFEGQPAEGTSGLTNNEILEIASGVGVTGIDSCVNDGTYAGFVTAMTPETPVQPGAGGIGTPTIAVNGQVIANSTLPPAGELATLFE; via the coding sequence ATGGCACAGACCGCACGCAAGACCAACTGGTTCGCGATCTGGGTGACGGCCGGCGTCGTCGTGGCGCTCGTGCTCGTCGTCGTCCTCGTGGTGACGCTGAACAACGCGGCCACGCCCAAGCCGCTGCCGACCGAGGTCAACACCCCGTCCGCGTCGAACATCGACGGTGAGACCGGTGCGATCCTCGTCGGTGACGGCGAGGACCGCCTCGACACCTACATCGACTTCATGTGCCCGGTCTGCAACCAGTTCGAGCAGGTCTACGGCGCCGAGATCGAAAGCATGGTCGACGCCGGCGACATCACCCTCGGCATCCACCCGATCTCGATCCTCGACGATCAGTCGGACGGGACGCAGTTCTCCACGCGTGCGGCGAACGCCGCCTACTGCGTCGCCGTGGAGGATGCCGACGCGTCGCTGCCGTTCCTGCAGGCGATGTTCGAGGGCCAGCCCGCCGAGGGGACCTCGGGCCTGACGAACAACGAGATCCTCGAGATCGCGTCGGGCGTCGGCGTGACCGGGATCGACTCGTGCGTGAACGACGGCACCTACGCCGGCTTCGTGACCGCGATGACGCCGGAGACCCCGGTTCAGCCCGGGGCCGGCGGGATCGGCACCCCGACGATCGCCGTCAACGGCCAGGTCATCGCGAACTCGACCCTGCCCCCGGCGGGCGAGCTCGCGACGCTCTTCGAGTAA
- a CDS encoding VanZ family protein, which translates to MSAARRVRFGIPLLILYGVALALIAFWPVPVDREMTGLLRALARAVPLLSYDVVEFGANVLLFVPLGILLALAMPRHRPLVVPVALVVTGAIEAGQALFLDERTASLRDVLANTLGAAAGLLIVVIAERNSSRAVAVPDSAPRRDDGDGVERRW; encoded by the coding sequence ATGTCCGCTGCGAGGAGGGTGCGGTTCGGCATCCCGCTGCTCATCCTTTACGGGGTCGCCCTTGCGCTGATCGCCTTCTGGCCGGTGCCCGTCGACCGGGAGATGACGGGCCTGCTGCGCGCCCTCGCGCGGGCGGTGCCTCTTCTCAGCTACGACGTGGTGGAGTTCGGCGCCAACGTGCTCCTGTTCGTTCCGCTGGGGATCCTGCTCGCGCTGGCGATGCCGCGTCATCGCCCGCTCGTCGTCCCCGTCGCCCTCGTCGTGACCGGGGCGATCGAAGCGGGACAGGCGCTCTTCCTCGATGAACGGACCGCGAGCCTGCGCGACGTGCTCGCGAACACCCTTGGCGCGGCCGCCGGCCTGCTCATCGTGGTGATCGCCGAGCGGAACTCGTCACGCGCCGTAGCGGTACCGGACAGCGCTCCGCGACGCGACGACGGCGACGGCGTAGAACGCCGGTGGTAG
- the truA gene encoding tRNA pseudouridine(38-40) synthase TruA produces MRIRLDIAYDGTHFRGWARQPGLRTVQETLESSLARVLGGDPRLVVAGRTDAGVHAAGQVAHVDLDEAQVQRLLARQARPGGATPTLDDRAAALAARMTGVVGAYSDVAVRASRVAPTGFDARFSAVWRRYEYRIGDAVTGYDPLERHRTTSVRSALDVEAMDAAARALIGLHDFAAYCKPRDEATTIRTLLEFDWHRDDLGVLVANVKADAFCHSMVRALVGACVAVGDGRLAVDDVVEIRDEQERVPEVKVLAARGLTLTEVGYPADDLLAQRAEQTRARRDRE; encoded by the coding sequence GTGCGCATCCGCCTCGACATCGCCTACGACGGCACGCATTTTCGCGGATGGGCGCGTCAGCCCGGCCTGCGCACCGTGCAGGAGACCCTCGAGTCCTCGCTCGCCCGCGTGCTGGGCGGCGACCCGCGGCTGGTGGTCGCCGGTCGCACCGACGCCGGCGTCCATGCCGCCGGCCAGGTCGCGCACGTGGATCTCGACGAGGCACAGGTGCAGCGCCTGCTCGCGCGGCAAGCCCGCCCGGGCGGCGCAACGCCGACGCTCGACGATCGTGCGGCCGCGCTCGCCGCGCGCATGACGGGCGTGGTGGGCGCCTACTCGGATGTGGCTGTGCGCGCCTCGCGCGTCGCCCCGACCGGCTTCGACGCCCGGTTCTCGGCGGTGTGGCGCCGCTACGAGTACCGCATCGGCGACGCGGTCACCGGCTACGACCCGCTCGAGCGCCATCGCACCACCTCGGTGCGCTCAGCCCTCGATGTGGAGGCGATGGATGCCGCAGCCCGCGCCCTCATCGGGCTGCACGACTTCGCCGCCTACTGCAAGCCGCGCGACGAGGCGACGACGATCCGCACGCTGCTGGAGTTCGACTGGCACCGTGACGACCTGGGCGTGCTGGTCGCGAACGTCAAGGCGGACGCCTTCTGCCACAGCATGGTGCGCGCCCTCGTCGGAGCGTGTGTGGCCGTCGGCGATGGGCGCCTCGCCGTCGACGACGTCGTGGAGATCCGCGACGAGCAGGAGCGCGTCCCCGAGGTGAAGGTGCTCGCCGCGCGCGGGCTCACGCTCACCGAGGTGGGCTATCCCGCCGACGACCTGCTGGCGCAGCGCGCCGAGCAGACACGGGCTCGCCGCGACCGCGAGTGA
- the secY gene encoding preprotein translocase subunit SecY has translation MFSAIARIFRTPDLRRKIAFTLAIIALYRFGAHIPAPFVNFPNVQTCLRASEGTEGLLSLVNLFSGGALLQLSIFALGVMPYITATIIVQLLRVVIPHFETLYKEGQSGQARLTQYTRYLTIALALLQSTTLVTVARSGQLFGTTGVPECQQLLTNDVWWAQLLMIITMTAGTGLIMWFAELVTERGIGNGMSLLIFTSIAAAFPASMWAIAQSKGFEVFLLVLAVGIVVVALVVYVEQSQRRIPVQYAKRMVGRRTYGGTNTYIPIKVNMAGVVPVIFASSLLYIPALIAQFNQPQAGEEVPAWVAWIQLYLVRGDHPLYMALYFLLIVGFTYFYVAITFNPVEVADNMKKYGGFIPGIRAGRPTAEYLDYVLTRITLPGSIYLGLIALLPLIALATVGANQNFPFGGASILIIVGVGLETVKQIDAQLQQRHYEGLLR, from the coding sequence TTGTTCAGCGCCATCGCGCGGATCTTCCGCACACCCGACCTGCGTCGGAAGATCGCATTCACCCTGGCGATCATCGCCCTGTACCGCTTCGGTGCGCACATCCCGGCGCCGTTCGTCAACTTCCCGAACGTGCAGACGTGTCTGCGGGCCTCCGAGGGCACCGAGGGACTGCTGTCGCTGGTCAACCTGTTCTCGGGTGGCGCACTGCTGCAGCTGTCGATTTTCGCGCTGGGCGTGATGCCGTACATCACGGCGACGATCATCGTGCAGCTGCTGCGCGTCGTCATCCCGCACTTCGAGACCCTCTACAAAGAGGGCCAGTCGGGCCAGGCCCGCCTGACGCAGTACACGCGCTACCTCACGATCGCGCTGGCGCTGCTGCAGTCGACCACCCTGGTCACCGTGGCCCGCAGCGGCCAGCTCTTCGGGACCACCGGTGTTCCCGAGTGCCAGCAGCTCCTCACCAACGACGTGTGGTGGGCGCAGCTCCTGATGATCATCACGATGACCGCCGGCACCGGCCTCATCATGTGGTTCGCCGAGCTCGTCACCGAGCGCGGCATCGGCAACGGCATGTCGCTGCTGATCTTCACGTCGATCGCCGCCGCGTTCCCCGCCTCGATGTGGGCCATCGCGCAGTCCAAGGGCTTCGAGGTCTTCCTCCTCGTGCTGGCCGTCGGCATCGTCGTCGTCGCGCTGGTGGTCTACGTCGAACAGTCGCAGCGCCGCATCCCGGTGCAGTACGCCAAGCGCATGGTGGGTCGCCGCACCTACGGCGGCACCAACACGTACATCCCGATCAAGGTGAACATGGCCGGCGTCGTGCCCGTCATCTTCGCCTCGTCGCTGCTGTACATCCCGGCGCTCATCGCACAGTTCAACCAGCCACAGGCCGGTGAAGAGGTGCCCGCCTGGGTCGCGTGGATCCAGCTGTACCTGGTGCGCGGCGACCACCCGCTGTACATGGCGCTGTACTTCCTGCTCATCGTCGGGTTCACGTACTTCTACGTCGCGATCACGTTCAACCCGGTCGAGGTCGCCGACAACATGAAGAAGTACGGCGGCTTCATCCCCGGCATCCGTGCGGGTCGCCCGACGGCCGAGTACCTCGACTACGTGCTGACGCGCATCACGCTGCCGGGCTCGATCTACCTGGGTCTGATCGCACTGCTGCCCCTGATCGCACTCGCCACGGTCGGCGCCAACCAGAACTTCCCGTTCGGCGGCGCCTCGATCCTCATCATCGTCGGCGTCGGCCTCGAGACGGTGAAGCAGATCGACGCACAGCTCCAGCAGCGTCACTACGAAGGGCTTCTCCGATGA